AACTGACGCGCCAGTTTCACGACTTGGCCGAGCAGGGGCAGCAGAGCTGGAATACGGCTGAGTGCCAGCCACAAACTGCTGTCTTTGCGAATCTCAATCGACTGCTGTGCCAGCACCTGCACCGGAATTTGCTGCTGCTCTAGCAGGTCTTTAAAGGGACCATCGACCAGCAGCGCCACCAAACACCGATCTCGATAGGGACGGGCAATATCCATCAGGCATAGCTCTGCCCCACCGGGTTGACCACTTTGATCAATAAACAGAATTTTCATGGCGGTCTCTTAGGCGAGTAAAACTTGGCGAACCTGCTGGGCAATCACTGGCCAGCTATAGTGCTCGGTGGCAAATTGACGGCAGGCATCTCTAGAGGGGAGCGGCTGAGGATTTGTGAGATGGGTCTGGAGACGGGATGCGATCGCATCCACACCCACCGCATCTGTCACCAGCTCCGGGCTGGGTAGTCCGCCAGATGTAAGGATAGAGGTAGCTCAATCGTTCATGCTCAACAATGTCACCCCTAATCTGTCCTAGCTGCGGGTCTCAAAAGGTCGTCAAAAACGGTCGCATCCATAACGGCAAGCAA
The sequence above is drawn from the Acaryochloris thomasi RCC1774 genome and encodes:
- a CDS encoding glycosyltransferase, translating into MTDAVGVDAIASRLQTHLTNPQPLPSRDACRQFATEHYSWPVIAQQVRQVLLA
- a CDS encoding IS1/IS1595 family N-terminal zinc-binding domain-containing protein, with product MSPLICPSCGSQKVVKNGRIHNGKQ